From the genome of Methanoregula boonei 6A8:
GTCAAGGGCTGCCTGCATACCGCCGACACCGGCGCCGACGACCATCGCGGTCTTCTCGACCGGCACGGACTTCGGGTAGAGATCCTGGAGGAGTGCAGCCTTTGCAACAGCAATACGGACTGCGTCCTTTGCCTTTTCGGTGGAACCCTCACGGTCGTGCATGTGCACCCATGAGTTCTGGTCACGGATGTTGGCCATCTCGAACCGGAAGGGGTTTAAGCCTGCATCCTTGGTTGCCGTCCGGAAGGTCGGCTCGTGGAGACGCGGGGTGCATGCAGCGACAACGACGCCGGTCAGCTTGTGTTCATGGACTGCCTTACTGATGACGGTCTGCCCGGGCATTGAGCACATGTACTTATAATTGTCAACATAGGCCACATTGGGGATGGTCTTGGCATATTCCTCGACTGCCGGAATATCCATTGACCCGGCAATGTTGGTACCGCAGTGGCAGATGAAAACACCGATCCGGGCCTCCTGCTTTGTGGTTGAGCCTGCTGCCGCTGGTGCACTGGCAGCTGCTGCCGGTGCGGGAGCCTGCTTCTTGACTTCCTGTTTCACGGGAGCCTCCTTTTTGGTATCCTGCTTCTTGGTTTCGGTCTTTTTAGCAGTAGTTTTCTTCTTTTCAACCATCATTCCCACCTCTAGAGCACCTTCTGCAGGAATGGTTCACAGCTGATCGCGTGCAGGTCAAGCCCGAGTTCCTGCGGGCTCATTCCCTGTGCAAGGCCGAGCAGTTCGGCGAAGTGCAGCACGGGCAGGCCGTAACTGACACCGAACTTCTCCTGGATCTCGATCTGGCCGCGGTCGAACTGGAGCTGGCAGAACGGACAGATATCCGTAAGAGCGTCCACCTTTACCTCTTTGAGGTTGATCAGCTTTTCGTTGGTGATATCCAGCGAGTGGACAATGTCGTATCCGCGGACACCGCCGCCGGCACCGCAGCACTGCATCTTGTTGCGGTACTCGACCGGGGTTGCGCCAAGGGCTGCAACCAGTTCTTCCATCCAGACCGGGTGCTCGGTGTTTAACATGACCTCTTTCTCGAACTCACGGTCCTTGTGAGGCTTGGTGAGGTGGCAGCCGTAGTGGACGGCGATACGGGCACCGGTCA
Proteins encoded in this window:
- the hdrB gene encoding CoB--CoM heterodisulfide reductase subunit B, which gives rise to MSESKANHTFALYLGCIAPNRYPGVESAAIKGCKKLGIDLVPLKGASCCPAPGAFGSIDLNVFYAMAARNLVLAEQMKTDIALVCNGCYKSIWEVNHKLKHNQDLRDGVNEVLKEVDMEFKGTINVYHLAELLYNDKYAGVAKIKDTVVNPLTGARIAVHYGCHLTKPHKDREFEKEVMLNTEHPVWMEELVAALGATPVEYRNKMQCCGAGGGVRGYDIVHSLDITNEKLINLKEVKVDALTDICPFCQLQFDRGQIEIQEKFGVSYGLPVLHFAELLGLAQGMSPQELGLDLHAISCEPFLQKVL